A DNA window from Deltaproteobacteria bacterium contains the following coding sequences:
- a CDS encoding A/G-specific adenine glycosylase, whose amino-acid sequence MVTKSVPRQKPAALLVSWYRTHRRSLPWRASTDPYRIWISEVMLQQTTVTAVIPYYEKFLARFPNIEKLATAKLEDVLEMWAGLGYYSRARALHASALKIAALPTFPKSHTELLQLPGFGPYTARAVASLAFGEKTGVVDGNVIRVLSRFYDLDVEWWKPAGREVFQKLADEMVARQNPSDLNQGLMELGATVCTSSAPSCLLCPWNKLCHARKNETVLKRPVSKPRRKTEFWVWEIKVTKSPKRGFLLVKNDYAPFLRGHLVPPGKVKKESSRPKKFALKGAVTHHEIFVRLNSQTNNQVGKKVEAAATWVLPQDLKSAIPSSLVRKALHLG is encoded by the coding sequence ATGGTCACTAAATCTGTCCCTCGCCAGAAACCAGCGGCCCTTCTTGTTAGCTGGTATCGCACTCATCGCCGATCGCTTCCTTGGCGTGCGTCCACGGATCCTTACAGAATTTGGATCTCCGAGGTGATGCTTCAGCAGACTACTGTCACCGCAGTCATTCCATATTATGAAAAATTCTTAGCGAGATTTCCAAACATCGAAAAATTGGCGACTGCAAAACTTGAAGACGTCCTCGAGATGTGGGCTGGCCTCGGCTACTATTCTCGCGCCCGCGCACTTCATGCCTCTGCTTTAAAAATCGCGGCGCTTCCAACATTTCCGAAGTCCCACACTGAACTACTTCAGCTTCCTGGCTTTGGACCCTACACTGCGCGCGCCGTTGCTAGCCTTGCTTTCGGAGAAAAAACTGGCGTCGTCGACGGCAACGTCATCCGCGTTCTATCAAGATTCTACGATCTCGATGTTGAATGGTGGAAACCTGCAGGCCGCGAAGTCTTTCAGAAACTCGCCGATGAAATGGTTGCTCGTCAGAATCCAAGCGATTTGAATCAAGGATTGATGGAACTTGGCGCCACCGTCTGCACATCTTCCGCACCAAGCTGCCTTCTCTGCCCTTGGAACAAGCTTTGTCATGCAAGAAAAAATGAAACGGTCTTAAAAAGACCTGTTTCTAAGCCGCGCAGGAAAACTGAATTCTGGGTCTGGGAGATCAAAGTCACTAAATCCCCGAAGCGAGGTTTCCTACTGGTAAAGAACGATTATGCTCCTTTTCTTCGAGGCCATCTGGTTCCCCCGGGAAAAGTAAAAAAGGAAAGTTCGCGACCTAAGAAATTCGCTCTTAAAGGAGCAGTCACCCACCATGAAATTTTCGTGCGTCTTAATTCCCAAACTAATAACCAGGTTGGGAAAAAGGTCGAGGCGGCCGCAACTTGGGTCCTGCCGCAAGACCTAAAGTCTGCGATTCCATCATCGCTCGTGCGCAAAGCATTACATCTAGGCTAA
- the speB gene encoding agmatinase, protein MSHRYVPTSGRDLPRFAGIKTFFRLPYVEITEDYELGIVGVPFDGGASYRPGQRFAPVKVREASSLGRVFHMGRMSSFTDKIKVADVGDVPTVPVDLLKTYQRIETWFGQGLKLGKRFIAIGGDHSITLPILREVRKSVGKPIRLIHFDAHLDTYPAAWDCEYHHGSFARHAVEEGLVDAKGSIQIGIRGPFTAAGDLDFVNKHGIRVITVDEVRLRPGLEGFLKTLPDFGDDPVYISFDVDCLDPAYAPGTGTPVPGGLTTFETQTILRALKIRRLVGADVVEINPAYDVSDITQLVGLDVAFELIGLMAESNKTWRD, encoded by the coding sequence ATGTCACATCGATATGTCCCCACATCAGGCCGAGATCTTCCCCGATTCGCTGGAATTAAAACGTTTTTTCGACTTCCGTATGTCGAAATCACAGAAGATTACGAGCTAGGTATAGTAGGTGTGCCGTTCGATGGCGGTGCAAGTTATCGTCCTGGTCAACGCTTTGCTCCCGTCAAAGTCCGCGAGGCCTCGTCACTTGGACGAGTCTTCCACATGGGTCGGATGTCCTCCTTTACTGATAAAATAAAAGTTGCAGATGTCGGTGATGTACCGACGGTGCCTGTGGACCTTCTTAAGACCTATCAAAGAATTGAAACCTGGTTTGGCCAAGGCTTGAAGCTTGGGAAACGCTTCATCGCTATCGGCGGAGATCACTCGATCACTCTCCCTATTTTGCGAGAAGTCAGAAAAAGTGTCGGAAAGCCGATTCGCCTGATTCATTTTGACGCCCATCTCGACACTTACCCGGCCGCTTGGGACTGTGAATATCATCACGGATCCTTTGCGAGACACGCCGTCGAAGAGGGACTTGTCGACGCGAAGGGTTCGATTCAAATTGGAATCCGCGGGCCCTTCACGGCGGCAGGTGACCTCGACTTTGTAAACAAGCACGGGATTCGTGTTATCACGGTCGATGAGGTCCGACTTCGCCCAGGCCTTGAGGGTTTTCTTAAAACACTTCCAGATTTTGGCGATGACCCTGTGTACATTTCGTTTGATGTCGATTGTCTTGATCCCGCGTACGCACCGGGAACGGGAACGCCTGTACCCGGTGGGCTTACAACATTTGAAACGCAAACGATTTTGCGCGCGCTTAAAATTAGGCGCCTGGTCGGCGCCGACGTTGTGGAAATTAACCCGGCATATGATGTTTCAGACATCACGCAACTGGTTGGACTTGATGTTGCCTTTGAGCTGATCGGCCTGATGGCCGAGTCCAATAAAACTTGGCGTGACTAG
- a CDS encoding GAF domain-containing sensor histidine kinase, whose protein sequence is MSKVLLFEPSVTERSRFQEEIAKRVQLQVLRGAGFESTMAQLAKDVELVFPGFTCAIFLPSDDKQRLVLVTAPSISDTLRDMIAEVHVGPDSCPVGRTAYFGKPIFLSASGSGLGANQNQIEHKIVSAGVRIIYSTPVKTESDSIEAVFALLASTEISVTKTQINLLDYLAMPIRMAIHNSRAQKSLERERLAIETNRKLATLGEMASGIAHEINNPLAVINGSAEMIKEIMEQNANGKEIDPTSIQRYVEKILRNVDRVQRIMRSLKNYSRNSTFDPQTVVTLGALIDDVMELSHSRTCRADLNFNLGPGTSNTVINCRPGEIVQVLMNLVNNALDAVEGSESPWVTVDVHDRTDAIKITITDSGSGVPADIEPHLFDAFFTTKQVGKGTGLGLSISKKLINAHGGELYYNSRSKNTQFIVELPFNLAETN, encoded by the coding sequence ATGTCGAAAGTATTGCTTTTTGAGCCAAGTGTGACTGAGCGGAGTCGGTTTCAGGAAGAAATCGCAAAGCGTGTCCAGCTCCAAGTGCTAAGGGGCGCTGGTTTTGAGTCAACTATGGCCCAACTTGCCAAAGACGTAGAGTTGGTGTTTCCGGGCTTCACATGCGCGATTTTCTTGCCGTCGGACGACAAACAACGGCTAGTTCTTGTTACCGCACCGTCCATTTCGGACACCTTGCGAGACATGATTGCCGAAGTTCACGTTGGACCAGATTCTTGTCCGGTTGGACGAACTGCTTATTTCGGAAAACCTATTTTTCTTTCGGCCTCTGGTTCAGGTTTAGGGGCAAATCAAAACCAAATTGAACACAAAATTGTTTCGGCAGGGGTTCGAATTATTTATTCAACACCTGTCAAAACAGAGTCAGATAGTATCGAAGCCGTCTTTGCGTTGTTGGCGTCTACAGAAATCAGTGTGACAAAAACTCAAATTAACTTGTTAGACTACTTGGCTATGCCAATCAGAATGGCGATTCACAATAGTCGGGCACAAAAATCATTGGAGCGCGAACGTTTGGCTATTGAGACCAATCGCAAACTGGCAACACTTGGCGAGATGGCTAGCGGCATTGCCCACGAAATCAATAATCCCCTTGCAGTAATTAATGGCTCTGCAGAAATGATTAAAGAAATTATGGAGCAAAACGCAAACGGGAAGGAAATCGATCCGACTTCAATACAACGCTATGTCGAAAAGATTTTAAGAAATGTAGACCGCGTACAAAGAATCATGCGATCGCTCAAAAACTATAGCAGAAATTCGACTTTTGATCCTCAGACGGTTGTAACTCTTGGAGCTCTCATTGATGACGTTATGGAATTATCTCATTCACGCACCTGCCGTGCAGATTTAAACTTCAACTTAGGGCCAGGCACTTCGAATACGGTTATTAACTGCCGTCCAGGCGAAATCGTTCAGGTGCTTATGAATCTAGTTAATAACGCCCTCGACGCCGTTGAGGGGAGCGAAAGTCCCTGGGTAACCGTTGATGTACATGACCGAACAGACGCCATAAAGATCACGATCACGGATTCCGGTAGCGGAGTTCCTGCGGATATTGAACCTCATCTTTTCGATGCATTTTTCACGACTAAACAAGTTGGCAAGGGAACGGGACTTGGCTTAAGCATTTCAAAGAAACTGATTAATGCCCACGGAGGTGAGCTTTACTACAACTCTAGAAGCAAGAACACTCAGTTCATCGTCGAACTCCCTTTCAACTTAGCGGAAACAAACTAG
- a CDS encoding YaeQ family protein — protein sequence MAAPTASLFRFRIELADIDRGVYESLDFRVAQHPSENLPYLLTRVLAFALNAGQNLSFSAGGLSDPDTPCMCAPGNRGGTALWIEVGNPSARKLHKASKASEKVKVYTYKNADTLMRDLEAEGVHNLAGIDFFHFNSDFLSRLTETLQKDNRWSLTSHDGGLNVTCSLQDGDVTISGELRRIR from the coding sequence ATGGCTGCACCAACCGCGTCCTTGTTTCGATTTCGAATTGAGCTCGCCGACATTGATCGCGGAGTTTACGAGTCGCTCGACTTCCGAGTGGCTCAACATCCGTCAGAAAATCTTCCGTATCTGCTTACGCGCGTACTCGCCTTCGCGCTGAATGCAGGACAGAACTTATCTTTTTCGGCTGGTGGTTTAAGCGATCCTGATACCCCGTGCATGTGCGCCCCAGGCAATCGCGGTGGAACAGCGCTATGGATAGAAGTAGGAAACCCCAGCGCTAGGAAGCTGCACAAGGCATCGAAGGCCAGCGAGAAAGTAAAAGTTTATACCTATAAAAATGCCGACACCTTGATGCGGGACCTCGAAGCAGAAGGTGTACACAACTTAGCGGGAATCGATTTCTTTCACTTCAATTCGGATTTTTTATCCCGCCTTACTGAGACGCTCCAGAAGGACAATCGCTGGAGTTTAACCAGTCATGATGGCGGACTAAACGTGACATGTTCTCTCCAAGATGGCGATGTCACGATCAGCGGTGAACTTCGGCGGATTCGATAG
- the alaS gene encoding alanine--tRNA ligase, translating to MKSREVRQLFFDYFTKNGHQLVSSSSLVPENDPTLLFANAGMNQFKNLFLGLEKRSYNRAITSQKCVRAGGKHNDLENVGFTARHHTFFEMLGNFSFGDYFKKDAIHFAWDLLTKEMQIPKDRLYVTVFQDDDEAADIWHRQEGVPKERIYRFGEKDNFWRMGDTGPCGPCSEIFYDHGPEADLDPANPSVMGGEGDRYVEIWNNVFMQFNESAEGRTTLPKPSVDTGGGLERWTAMMQGRPNNYDTDLFMPIISKAALVSKKDYVSDYKVLAKNAGLREQVAAMRVLADHSRATAFLLADGVLPSNEGRGYVLRRIMRRAIRYGRKLSGDSSLFVQTIQVVIDEMNDIYPELKRGREHILGTVKDEIQRFLTTLDQGTEILNDSLSKLGSRGVKTLDGPTIFKLYDTFGFPVDLTRLMAQEKGFGVDESGFEKQMDEAREKAKAASGSKFKASADGAHLVKIAQDVISKSGHSIFLGYEGSRSDGLTGTGKVLLLSNGKATVKTLKTGEEGLLILDRTPFYGESGGQAGDRGKMTAGDGDSKTTVEVFETTKQDDVILHHVRVAKGTLEEGAAVQAAVEAPLRRASASNHSATHLLHAALRKVLGTHVTQAGSLVDSERLRFDFTHPKSLSREELRKVEDLVNGEISASREVSAAEMSHAEAMKKGAMALFGEKYGDQVRVVSMGVSGASAFSTELCGGTHVSNTSNIRLFKILSEGGVSAGVRRIEATTGDRALQYLLANSEENLHAREVAGLQGGAGTVPSYIESLREKMKELERELKKLKGSSIDADLLVREARDFSVKGASGKFIAASVEIDDREVLSQLGDKLRDKLGSGVVCLVGRGPDGASGGKHPIIVTVSKDLISSLSAGKILAEVAKEMGGKGGGRTDFAQGAGENLTKANEAFAKASAMLS from the coding sequence TTGAAATCTCGAGAAGTCCGTCAGCTCTTTTTTGATTACTTCACAAAAAATGGTCACCAACTTGTTTCATCAAGTTCTCTGGTACCAGAAAACGATCCGACGTTGCTCTTTGCAAATGCTGGAATGAACCAATTCAAGAATCTTTTTTTGGGTCTTGAAAAGCGTTCCTACAACCGCGCGATCACATCGCAAAAGTGCGTGCGCGCCGGCGGGAAGCACAACGACTTAGAAAACGTCGGCTTCACCGCACGTCACCACACATTTTTTGAAATGCTGGGAAACTTTTCTTTCGGCGACTATTTCAAAAAAGATGCGATTCATTTCGCTTGGGATTTATTGACCAAAGAAATGCAGATTCCGAAAGACCGTCTCTACGTCACCGTTTTCCAGGACGACGACGAGGCCGCCGATATTTGGCACAGGCAAGAAGGTGTTCCCAAAGAACGTATTTACCGTTTCGGTGAAAAGGATAATTTCTGGCGCATGGGAGACACTGGCCCCTGCGGACCGTGCTCGGAAATATTTTACGACCACGGCCCCGAAGCGGATCTCGATCCTGCGAATCCGTCGGTCATGGGCGGCGAAGGCGATCGCTATGTTGAAATATGGAACAACGTCTTCATGCAGTTCAACGAAAGTGCTGAGGGTCGCACGACGCTTCCAAAACCCTCGGTCGACACCGGCGGCGGCTTAGAGCGCTGGACGGCGATGATGCAAGGGCGCCCCAATAACTACGACACCGATCTTTTTATGCCGATCATTTCGAAAGCGGCTTTGGTGTCGAAAAAAGATTATGTCAGCGACTATAAGGTTCTCGCAAAAAATGCGGGTCTCCGCGAACAAGTCGCAGCGATGCGTGTGCTAGCAGATCATTCTCGTGCCACGGCGTTTTTACTTGCGGACGGAGTTTTGCCGTCGAACGAAGGCCGCGGCTATGTTCTTCGCCGGATCATGCGTCGGGCAATTCGCTACGGCAGAAAACTGTCGGGCGACTCGTCGCTCTTTGTCCAAACGATTCAAGTCGTGATCGACGAAATGAACGACATTTACCCAGAACTCAAGCGCGGACGCGAACACATCCTCGGCACCGTCAAAGACGAAATTCAACGCTTCCTCACCACGCTCGATCAGGGGACGGAGATTCTAAACGATTCTTTGTCGAAGCTTGGCTCTCGCGGTGTGAAGACTCTGGATGGCCCAACGATTTTCAAACTCTACGACACGTTTGGCTTTCCAGTAGATCTCACGCGTTTGATGGCGCAGGAAAAAGGTTTTGGCGTCGACGAGTCAGGCTTTGAAAAACAAATGGATGAAGCGCGCGAAAAAGCGAAAGCGGCCAGCGGATCGAAGTTCAAAGCTTCGGCCGATGGTGCGCATCTCGTAAAAATCGCTCAGGACGTAATATCAAAATCGGGTCATTCGATTTTCCTCGGCTACGAGGGTTCGCGTTCCGACGGCCTTACAGGGACCGGCAAAGTGCTCTTGTTGTCGAACGGCAAAGCTACCGTTAAAACTCTGAAAACCGGCGAAGAGGGTTTGCTGATTCTTGACCGTACTCCTTTCTACGGTGAATCCGGTGGCCAAGCGGGCGACCGCGGAAAAATGACGGCGGGTGATGGTGATTCAAAAACAACGGTCGAAGTTTTTGAGACAACAAAACAAGACGATGTGATTTTGCATCACGTTCGTGTCGCCAAAGGAACCTTGGAAGAGGGTGCGGCTGTGCAAGCGGCGGTCGAAGCACCGCTTCGTCGGGCGTCAGCAAGTAATCACTCAGCCACTCACCTCTTACATGCAGCCTTGCGAAAAGTCTTAGGCACTCATGTCACTCAAGCCGGAAGTTTGGTTGATAGCGAACGCCTTCGCTTTGACTTTACGCACCCAAAATCCCTATCGCGCGAAGAACTGCGAAAAGTGGAAGACCTGGTAAACGGGGAAATTTCTGCTTCCCGCGAAGTGAGTGCTGCCGAAATGTCGCACGCCGAGGCTATGAAAAAAGGAGCGATGGCCCTTTTCGGAGAAAAGTACGGCGATCAAGTTCGTGTGGTTTCAATGGGCGTTTCTGGCGCGAGTGCCTTTTCAACCGAGCTCTGCGGCGGCACGCATGTTTCTAATACGTCCAACATTCGATTGTTTAAAATCTTAAGCGAGGGCGGAGTTTCCGCTGGTGTTCGTCGTATCGAAGCGACGACAGGCGATCGAGCTCTGCAATACTTGTTGGCAAATAGCGAAGAAAACTTGCACGCCCGCGAAGTCGCAGGGCTTCAAGGTGGCGCCGGCACCGTGCCAAGCTACATCGAATCTTTGCGCGAAAAAATGAAAGAGCTCGAGCGTGAACTCAAAAAACTAAAAGGGTCGTCGATTGATGCCGACCTACTAGTTCGTGAAGCGCGCGACTTCAGCGTTAAAGGTGCCAGCGGTAAATTCATTGCAGCATCGGTTGAGATCGACGATCGCGAAGTGCTTTCACAGCTAGGCGATAAGCTGCGCGACAAGCTTGGGTCGGGAGTCGTATGCCTTGTAGGGCGTGGCCCAGACGGAGCCTCTGGGGGCAAGCACCCTATCATCGTAACGGTTTCTAAAGATCTTATCTCTAGCCTCAGCGCGGGAAAAATTCTGGCCGAAGTGGCGAAGGAAATGGGCGGCAAAGGTGGCGGAAGGACCGACTTCGCTCAAGGTGCTGGCGAGAATTTGACGAAAGCCAACGAGGCCTTCGCCAAAGCCTCGGCCATGCTTTCGTAG
- a CDS encoding regulatory protein RecX, which produces MTNGRRPPIKTTTSVEEQARGENAARPGRSRSLISAYDRLIQLLSRRDHSERELRTKLSRAEHSEEEIDAAIEVARSRKWLPDESVLATREAARLARIGKSPQQIRSWLSKKGLPTGGIAAELAENEAESAYKTAVKVWSKQLRMAERQLEKDAKKALQRAGNKAARRSTYNEDGSDPDGGTSQLEYLVKNRVQRLLISRGFSSSTARSVYARLLRENPLKLGE; this is translated from the coding sequence ATGACAAATGGACGCAGGCCACCAATCAAGACGACGACTAGTGTCGAGGAACAAGCGAGAGGCGAAAATGCCGCTCGACCGGGCCGGTCTCGCTCTCTCATCTCTGCTTACGACCGCCTCATTCAACTTTTGTCGCGGCGCGATCATTCCGAGCGCGAACTTCGCACTAAACTTTCTCGCGCAGAACACTCGGAAGAGGAAATAGATGCGGCCATTGAAGTCGCACGCAGCCGGAAGTGGCTGCCTGACGAATCGGTATTGGCGACTCGCGAAGCCGCACGTTTGGCGCGAATTGGAAAGTCGCCCCAACAGATCCGAAGCTGGCTAAGCAAAAAAGGCCTACCGACTGGCGGAATAGCTGCCGAACTCGCTGAAAACGAGGCCGAAAGTGCATATAAAACGGCTGTAAAAGTCTGGTCGAAACAACTTCGGATGGCCGAGCGGCAGCTGGAAAAAGACGCTAAAAAGGCTCTACAGAGAGCCGGGAATAAAGCCGCTCGACGTTCAACCTACAATGAAGACGGCAGTGACCCAGATGGCGGGACCTCGCAATTGGAATACCTCGTAAAAAATCGGGTCCAACGCCTATTGATAAGCCGGGGCTTTTCTTCCTCGACGGCGCGCTCTGTCTACGCTCGCCTCTTGAGGGAAAATCCGCTTAAACTAGGCGAATGA
- a CDS encoding type IV pilus twitching motility protein PilT — MSLSLKEILEMAMAKEASDVHLKAGLVPVIRKHGKLRPLSQGLVQLSAQDVETMAMDILDDEQRSQFQKFKEVDCGYGVQGVGRFRVNIFKQRGSIRMVIRTISSQVPSIDSLHLPSILKRIAEFERGLVLVTGITGSGKSSTLASLINEINNTKNKHILTIEDPIEYLIRDKKSIISQREIGQDTTTFAHALRSGLRQDPDVILIGEMRDRDTIETALTAAETGHLVFSTLHTFDAQETINRILGVFEHYQHDQVRRQLAGVLMAVVSQRLCRKKDKSGFVPAVEVLIVNQRARETIEEAERNVSLRQIMEESRDTVGMQTFDQSLADLVEEGLVDMQEALRMSTSPDDFALRFSGVAGGGDQFGKSERQSKGAWESEPSRFELEIDNTNSDGVADDKWTQATNQDDD, encoded by the coding sequence ATGTCATTGTCGCTAAAAGAAATTCTGGAAATGGCAATGGCCAAAGAGGCGAGCGATGTTCACCTTAAAGCTGGGCTTGTTCCCGTTATTCGAAAACATGGAAAACTGCGTCCGCTAAGTCAGGGCCTTGTGCAACTAAGTGCGCAGGATGTTGAAACCATGGCGATGGATATTCTTGATGACGAGCAGCGAAGCCAGTTTCAAAAGTTCAAGGAAGTCGATTGCGGTTACGGAGTGCAAGGCGTCGGACGATTTCGAGTCAATATTTTTAAGCAGCGCGGATCAATTCGAATGGTCATCCGCACCATTTCTTCTCAAGTGCCTTCGATCGATTCTCTTCACTTGCCGTCCATCTTAAAGAGAATTGCCGAGTTCGAGCGCGGATTGGTTCTTGTCACAGGTATCACTGGGTCCGGAAAAAGTTCGACGCTGGCGTCGTTGATCAACGAAATCAACAACACAAAAAATAAACACATTCTGACCATTGAAGACCCAATCGAATATTTGATTCGCGACAAAAAAAGCATCATATCGCAGCGTGAAATTGGGCAAGACACAACGACGTTCGCACATGCATTGCGGTCCGGGCTTCGCCAAGATCCTGACGTCATTTTGATAGGAGAAATGCGCGACCGGGACACGATTGAAACGGCGCTTACAGCAGCTGAAACTGGCCATCTAGTATTCTCCACTTTGCACACTTTCGATGCCCAGGAAACCATCAATCGTATTCTAGGCGTGTTCGAACACTACCAGCACGACCAAGTACGTCGACAACTGGCAGGAGTTCTAATGGCTGTTGTTTCGCAGCGTCTTTGCCGAAAAAAAGATAAGTCCGGATTCGTACCTGCGGTCGAAGTGCTGATCGTCAATCAAAGGGCACGCGAGACAATTGAAGAGGCCGAGCGAAACGTGTCGCTTCGTCAAATCATGGAAGAAAGTCGCGACACCGTGGGTATGCAAACCTTTGATCAAAGTCTTGCTGATCTCGTTGAGGAAGGACTCGTCGACATGCAGGAAGCGTTGCGCATGTCGACAAGTCCCGACGACTTTGCCTTGCGGTTCAGCGGCGTAGCAGGCGGCGGAGACCAGTTTGGAAAGTCCGAACGGCAGTCAAAAGGAGCGTGGGAATCGGAGCCAAGCCGTTTTGAACTTGAAATCGACAACACAAACAGCGACGGTGTAGCGGATGACAAATGGACGCAGGCCACCAATCAAGACGACGACTAG
- a CDS encoding phosphatidylglycerophosphatase A, which produces MAFSPLFSQIFSPKVVEHFVTVGGVGRLPKAPGTFGTLAGIPLAYGLALAGPNIYLIATLLILLVSVFACEIHERHTSKHDSQSIVIDEVVGYLIAFAWLPLTWQSMLAAFAVFRFFDILKPYPISVLDARVKGGLGVMIDDVAAGLAANIVLQALASRTDLLGGFGVFR; this is translated from the coding sequence ATGGCATTTTCGCCGTTATTTTCGCAGATATTTTCACCAAAAGTGGTTGAGCACTTTGTAACGGTTGGAGGGGTCGGTCGGCTTCCGAAGGCTCCAGGCACCTTTGGTACTTTGGCGGGAATTCCCCTTGCCTATGGGTTGGCACTTGCGGGGCCAAATATCTATTTGATCGCCACTCTTTTGATTTTATTGGTTTCGGTTTTCGCCTGTGAAATTCACGAGCGGCATACTTCCAAGCACGATTCTCAAAGCATTGTGATTGATGAAGTCGTCGGTTATTTGATCGCCTTTGCGTGGCTCCCATTGACGTGGCAGTCGATGCTGGCTGCATTCGCCGTGTTTCGCTTTTTTGATATTCTGAAGCCGTATCCGATCTCGGTGCTTGATGCGCGGGTGAAGGGTGGGCTTGGGGTTATGATCGACGATGTGGCCGCGGGACTTGCCGCCAACATTGTGCTGCAAGCATTAGCCAGTCGCACTGATTTGCTAGGTGGGTTCGGAGTGTTTCGATGA
- a CDS encoding CinA family protein, with translation MSETVGKYSAGVVKLASLLRERGQTVAFAESCTGGLVAASFAAESGVSDVFLGGVVAYANGVKTKVLGVPESVIRQLGAVSPTTALAMARGVSRVVDATWGASITGVAGPSGGTVHKPVGTVCFAVVGPGVEWSSQQRFSGDRNAVQAQSARFLIDSLVQLFGE, from the coding sequence ATGAGTGAAACTGTTGGAAAATATTCGGCCGGCGTTGTGAAACTGGCGAGTTTGCTGCGGGAACGTGGCCAGACTGTGGCGTTTGCAGAAAGCTGCACGGGCGGACTTGTTGCGGCGTCTTTTGCGGCCGAGAGCGGCGTATCGGATGTGTTTCTTGGCGGCGTTGTTGCGTACGCGAACGGCGTAAAAACAAAAGTTCTCGGTGTTCCCGAATCCGTGATTCGGCAGCTGGGAGCCGTCTCTCCCACAACCGCTTTGGCGATGGCACGAGGCGTAAGTCGAGTCGTTGACGCGACGTGGGGTGCCAGCATTACTGGCGTCGCTGGTCCGTCCGGCGGCACCGTCCATAAGCCGGTCGGAACGGTTTGCTTTGCCGTCGTTGGTCCTGGAGTTGAATGGAGCTCCCAGCAGCGGTTTTCTGGTGATCGAAATGCCGTTCAAGCCCAGTCGGCGCGGTTCTTAATTGATTCGCTGGTTCAGCTTTTTGGCGAATAA
- a CDS encoding alpha/beta fold hydrolase — MKIKPLKLAAMFVALLAALYGLHAFSLNYEMNKRLSDSIWQSAIREAEIAFADVGPATIERAIEHRETELENRLSSSGTRIRAGHRKKIRWIDSIQEHGKREVPRKSQWSIVYIHGFSAGPLELEPTVSKLAEKLNANLFLTRLSAHGLTDGESFATVNAKDWVKDVAEAVAVGQILGENTLLIGTSTGAALALRYAATEYPGSAKSQVRAMILLSPNYKVSSFGADVLGNRLGPLLAQSLIGKYREFTAQNELHGGRWTTRYRTEALHELILVTFSARNVALAELKVPVLTVYTDKDDVVSISEIEKRAAEFQDPRSLTINWMDGERHELASETFHSEKVESLVELMRDWFFKLKVGPWENQNESSD, encoded by the coding sequence GTGAAAATTAAACCGTTAAAACTCGCCGCAATGTTCGTGGCTCTGTTGGCTGCATTGTATGGGCTTCACGCGTTTAGTTTGAATTACGAAATGAACAAGCGTTTATCGGATTCCATCTGGCAGAGCGCCATCCGAGAAGCTGAGATTGCTTTTGCGGACGTGGGGCCGGCAACCATCGAGCGGGCGATTGAACACCGTGAAACAGAATTGGAAAATCGATTGTCTTCGTCTGGCACGAGGATTCGGGCAGGGCACCGAAAAAAGATTCGCTGGATTGATTCTATTCAAGAGCACGGAAAACGAGAAGTACCGAGAAAAAGTCAGTGGTCGATTGTCTACATTCATGGATTTTCTGCGGGACCATTGGAGCTTGAACCCACGGTTTCAAAGTTGGCCGAAAAATTAAACGCTAATTTATTTCTGACAAGACTTTCTGCACATGGGTTAACTGACGGTGAATCATTCGCAACGGTGAATGCCAAAGACTGGGTGAAGGATGTAGCGGAAGCGGTCGCGGTTGGTCAGATTCTCGGTGAAAATACCCTGTTGATCGGAACCTCAACAGGTGCAGCTCTGGCGCTCCGTTACGCGGCTACTGAATACCCCGGCTCTGCGAAATCTCAAGTGCGCGCCATGATATTATTGTCGCCCAACTACAAAGTATCTTCGTTCGGAGCTGATGTTCTGGGGAATCGCCTAGGGCCCTTGCTCGCACAATCTTTAATCGGAAAATATCGCGAATTTACTGCACAGAATGAACTTCACGGCGGCCGCTGGACGACAAGATATCGTACTGAGGCCTTGCACGAACTGATCTTGGTGACTTTTTCAGCGAGGAACGTCGCACTGGCGGAACTGAAGGTTCCCGTTTTGACGGTGTACACAGATAAGGACGATGTAGTTTCAATTTCGGAGATAGAAAAACGGGCAGCCGAATTTCAAGACCCTCGGTCACTTACAATTAACTGGATGGATGGCGAGAGACACGAACTCGCAAGCGAAACTTTTCATTCTGAGAAAGTGGAGAGTCTTGTTGAACTAATGAGAGATTGGTTTTTCAAGCTCAAGGTCGGCCCGTGGGAAAACCAAAACGAATCGAGTGACTGA